A section of the Corvus hawaiiensis isolate bCorHaw1 chromosome 16, bCorHaw1.pri.cur, whole genome shotgun sequence genome encodes:
- the LOC125334287 gene encoding mesothelin-like isoform X1, with amino-acid sequence MPPLLPGLGFLLLLGWQGAAAAAAGTQLCSSSPINESAVCASVQSASQEQFLEVARGQTSPCSLTFGQFACAQGAWLQDLQDDFLISLYSCLASKPATAVDPEYSILFFSKYDAKKLLASLTMFSQRFSHVPLSLEWSLILMNGLWERMLRVPGIESPPVLAQWVHEGLEPFLVEPKVFGCLRAKDVSCEEFQLVVAALDGIYSQLPVEEQRNLYTGIKHFLIQDESSQKCYSEAIPGLNSTAWFRNYLGSFLEHATMEDLQLFGDEPTLQKFARDPVDVEMVRNLTLLRDTAQYYTFLLTSAPGFPLSSLPDRFICSLSPSAVRNLSREEALGVAQRLGKSCPWTKGMPGKRALSSLAAQELQVASFLVRNLEDFSPAVLGALGQAALGLSVSSIQNSIPEEYLEAALPVLGSVRGWKAEQSRAIVNKLLRSGYQILDGQSLAQLGSLVGGLNSSTLWSLPPKVVLEALQLPGFTQHMDLLPSALKRTLVEKVSSSVGHPAELVKLIPSALASYIPKSLLVFGEEKPNVQDLNNKPWTREQAAMFFSDVVKGEPDFSRLSQSVLQGFTCAAASAVGAERFQELAKVMRKKNVRLGQDQLSCLLKMVTLHGIPKDLDSYPKDLLLFLSPSDYAATGSCSQFFINVGKANVDVLPREAPRRQQLLLEALACLKIPGTQINEENAEILGRLVCDLGGEYIRSSGGSLLKDLSQCGSFLPDQEEAIRDVISSGNTTFGPPAAWSAFTLSELSGLIPVLGHSILQQIPKNALTTWLRNFAWDSPLSRAELGTVVGELLPRRHKRADGCPPDKEITEAVLNNDLMPAFYSPEELHACLQNVSLENHLSQLPTYPFSVPQLAVLKEYLDETYPNGYPESLLSNLSPFLPLITPEEISTWKISSADTLAAFLKNEPSDSLASAAIKRYVGLGNALNATALNAIGKRYVCLLNATELKAIDPPSLKLASLDPSACSQETKDILYEKAKKAFSDQHHLPAYYQLILPYLGSAPAADLKALSKGNVNMNVSTFVTLRRESLMSLTPSEVQGLLGMNLPELAQWQYRTPVREWIQVQKQSELDKLHIGLTGGMQEGYINIITPKFPAVSSAPLGTVAMAFHLLHALLLSFLMVSILS; translated from the exons atgcctcctctgctcccagggctgggtttcctcctcctgctgg ggtggcagggagctgctgcagctgctgctgggacacagctg TGCTCCAGCTCCCCCATCAATG AATCTGCCGTGTGTGCCTCGGTGCAAAG tGCCAGCCAGGAGCAGTTCCTGGAGGTGGCCCGAGGCCAAACTTCCCCGTGCAGCCTCACTTTTGGCCAATTCGCCTGTGCACAG ggAGCTTGGCTCCAGGACCTTCAGGATGATTTCCTCATATCCTTATATTCCTGCCTGGCCTCTAAACCTGCCACAGCCGTCGATCCAGAATATTCCATTCTGTTCTTTTCCAAATATGATGCCAAGAAGCTTTTGGCCTCCCTGACCATGTTCAGCCAGCGG TTTTCCCACGTGCCCCTTTCCCTCGAGTGGAGCCTGATCCTCATGAATGGCCTGTGGGAAAGGATGCTGCGAGTGCCTGGCATTGAGAGCCCCCCAGTGCTGGCCCAGTGGGTCCATGAGGGACTTGAGCCATTCCTGGTGGAGCCCAAGGTCTTTGGCTGCCTCCGTGCCAAGGATGTGTCCTGTGAGGAATTCCAGCTGGT AGTCGCTGCCCTGGATGGAATCTATTCCCAGCTTCCTgtggaggagcagaggaatcTTTACACTGGGATCAAGCACTTCCTCATCCAGGATG AATCCAGCCAGAAATGCTACAGTGAGGCCATTCCTGGTCTGAATTCCACTGCCTGGTTTCGGAATTATCTTGGATCCTTTCTGGAGCACGCCACCATGGAGGACCTGCAGCTTTTTGGGGATGAGCCAACG CTTCAAAAATTTGCCAGGGATCCAGTGGATGTGGAGATGGTCAGGAACCTCACCTTGCTCCGGGACACTGCTCAGTACTACACCTTCCTCCTGACCTCTGCTCCTGGTTTTCCACTGTCAAG cctcccagacAGATTTATTTGCTCCCTGAGCCCCTCGGCAGTGAGGAacctgagcagggaggaggctTTGGGTGTGGCCCAGAGGCTCGGGAAGAGCTGCCCATGGACCAAGGGAATGCCTGGAAAGAGAGCTCTCTCCTCCCTGGCAGCGCAGGAACTGCAG GTCGCATCTTTCTTGGTGAGGAACTTGGAGGATTTCTCTCCAGCAGTCCTGGGAGCCTTGGGCCAGGCTGCCCTGGGGCTCTCTGTGTCCAGCATCCAGAACAGCATCCCTGAGGAGTACCTGGAAGCAGCTCTTCCTGTCCTGGGAAGTGTCCGTGGCTGGAAGGCTGAGCAGTCCAGGGCTATTGTCAACAAACTGCTCCGCTCTGGCTACCAG ATCCTGGATGgacagagcctggcacagctggggagtTTGGTGGGTGGCCTCAACAGCAGCACGCTCTGGAGCCTGCCCCCAAAAGTCGTCCTGGAGGCCCTCCAGCTGCCTGGCTTTACCCAGCACATGGACCTGCTGCCCTCTGCTCTGAAAAGGACCCTGGTGGAAAAG GTTTCCTCCAGTGTTGGCCACCCCGCTGAGCTGGTGAAACTCATTCCCAGTGCTCTGGCCAGCTATATTCCAAAATCCCTGCTTGTTTTTGGGGAAGAGAAGCCAAATGTGCAGGACCTCAACAATAAACCGTGGACCAGAGAGCAG GCTGCCATGTTTTTCAGTGATGTGGTAAAGGGAGAGCCTGACTTCAGCAG GCTTTCCCAGTCTGTCCTCCAAGGCTTCACCTgtgcagctgccagtgctgtgggagcagaAAGGTTTCAGGAGCTGGCCAAAGTCATGAGGAAGAAGAACGTCAGGCTGGGACAGGACCAG ctgagctgcttACTGAAGATGGTGACACTGCATGGGATTCCCAAGGATTTGGACAGTTACCCTAAAGACCTGTTGCTGTTTTTAAG CCCCTCGGACTATGCagccacagggagctgcagccagttCTTTATCAATGTTGGGAAGGCAAACGTGGATGTTCTGCCCAGAGAGGCCCCtcggaggcagcagctgctcctggaggcTCTGGCGTGTCTG AAAATCCCTGGCACACaaataaatgaggaaaatgcCGAGATTCTGGGACGGCTGGTCTGTGACCTGGGTGGGGAATACATCAGGAGTTCTGGTGGGAGTTTGCTGAAGGATTTGAGCCAGTGTGGATCTTTCCTGCCTGACCAAGAAGAGGCAATCAGGGATGTCATCAGCAGTGGCAACACCACCTTTGG GCCTCCTGCAGCGTGGTCAGCCTTCACCCTGAGTGAGCTCAGCGGGCTGATCCCTGTGCTGGGtcacagcatcctgcagcagatTCCCAAG aatGCTTTGACCACTTGGCTGAGAAACTTTGCCTGGGATTCCCCTCTgtccagggcagagctgggcaccgttgttggggagctgctgcctcgcCGGCACAAGCGAGCGGATG GTTGCCCACCTGACAAAGAGATAACAGAGGCAGTTCTGAACAATGACCTGATGCCCGCCTTCTACAGCCCCGAGGAGCTGCACGCCTGCCTCCAGAATGTCTCCCTGGAAaatcacctgtcccagctccccaCCTACCCCTTCAGTGTCCcacagctggctgtgctgaaggAATACCTGGATGAG ACGTATCCCAATGGTTATCCTGAAAGCCTGCTCTCCAACCTGagccctttccttcccctcatcACCCCGGAGGAAATCTCCACCTGGAAGATCAGCTCAGCTGACACATTGGCTGCCTTCCTGAAAAATGAGCCCTCGGATTCCCTG GCCTCAGCAGCAATTAAACGCTACGTGGGGCTGGGCAATGCCTTGAATGCCACGGCCCTGAATGCCATCGGCAAGAGATACGTGTGCCTGTTGAATGCCACTGAGCTGAAGGCCATTGACCCCCCCAGCCTCAA gtTGGCATCTCTGGATCCTTCAGCCTGCTCACAGGAGACAAAGGACATCTTATATGAGAAAGCCAAAAAGGCTTTCTCTGACCAGCACCATTTACCTGCTTACTATCAGCTGATCTTACCTTACCTGG GGAGTGCTCCTGCTGCGGATCTCAAGGCTCTCAGCAAGGGCAACGTGAACATGAACGTGAGCACGTTTGTGACTTTGAGAAGAGAGTCTCTGATG AGCCTCACACCCTCGGAGGTTCAGGGCCTGCTGGGGATGAACCTCCCTGAGCTGGCCCAGTGGCAGTACAGGACTCCTGTCCGGGAATGGATCCAGGTGCAGAAGCAGTCAGAGCTGGACAAACTCCACATCGGGCTCACAGGGGGCATGCAGGAGGGCTACATCAACATCatcacccccaaattcccag CAGTGTCCTCAGCCCCTCTGGGGACCGTGGCCATGGCATTTCACCTCCTACATGCCCTGCTCCTCAGTTTCCTCATGGTGTCCATCTTGTCTTGA
- the LOC125334415 gene encoding mesothelin-like protein, with amino-acid sequence MVWAAPALAPATLGLRVSSDLVKAAAAALIIGAVLANAEHPHFPSSLPVEFPCTPTRDAPAADILAFARGLQSEPGELSSAQLSCLARLLAAKKLTADFGSFPPDLLLFFHPSEVRAGTCREFYARASRGNLDLLPRGSSRRRRLLRGALTCLGVRGSRLEPQQLGSLGALVCDLEPATIPASGPAILDNLKLCPALTGAKQDALNALLLTGDTAYGDPSSWNLRTLQDLGPLVLALNQTTLSLVAEAAREDFRRSIVAAYSSQGHSQREKSLILLRAFAAASAASHPRLKRSVDVDSCLSEPITVDCIPFLTPEELNLHLSGDFLIKNLEAVLELPLITESFKILKKKVDQFFPSGIPEEQLKRLGLLSRLYTEQEISQWTLRCSDTLAALLNPSEGWWTDSQLQQLLSRFLALGGSLTGPLLQQIGGEHLCKLQEEQIQQIPAEAIRTAGSLNISLCSQTKKEQFYRKAREAFAGLASTPTPYYCKIQPYLGGAPAEDLKNLANAGVAINMELATFLTLNPKELQKLSVTDVKNLLGKNLPELKEAENKPLVVSWVKTQSQRELDCVLGIGLQGGLQEPTGTASPACPTTPASITSTATVATSPHPSTSASVTVPTPTAITSHSAPQPSTVPPRTPTPSTLSPPPPDTPTYTGGPTVPTATPTARPALTTRAPCSTHQGPTPDRATAPAVTLLTTLLAPSSPSAAPVPAVTSRATTSAGVGINPAGTTHSTITPVPNPSSAPTATHSTVTPVPNPSSAPTATTAPHTSPSPHKPTPIPSSTTSTQTSLSSSTAKPTTPPCQTSSPPEFPSPSSTTKPTPGGVPESPQPTSNGHINLQPEPGSGSRLSSCLVPVLAATIGNILLQGLL; translated from the exons ATggtgtgggcagccccagccctggcacctgCCACTCTCGGCCTCC GTGTCTCCTCAGACCTGGTGAAAGCCGCAGCG gctgccctgATCATTGGAGCCGTCCTGGCCAACGCTGAGCATCCCCA CTTCCCATCCTCGCTCCCGGTGGAATTCCCGTGCACCCCGACCAGAGACGCGCCCGCTGCCGACATCCTCGCGTTCGCCCGGGGATTGCAAAGCGAACCAGGGGAGCTGAGCAGCGCCCag ctctcctgcctggcCCGGCTCCTCGCTGCCAAGAAACTGACGGCCGATTTCGGCAGCTTCCCACCGGACCTGCTGCTCTTCTTCCA CCCGTCCGAGGTGCGCGCTGGCACCTGCAGGGAATTTTACGCGCGAGCATCCCGCGGGAACCTGGATCTGCTGCCCCGGGGCTCATCCCGGAGGAGGCGGCTGCTCCGCGGGGCACTGACCTGCCTG GGAGTGCGGGGCAGCCGCCTGGAGCCGCAGCAGCTCGGCAGCCTCGGGGCGCTGGTGTGTGACCTGGAGCCGGCCACCATCCCGGCCTCGGGTCCCGCCATCCTGGACAACCTGAAGCTCTGCCCGGCGCTGACAGGGGCAAAGCAGGACGCCCTCAATGCCCTGCTCCTCACGGGGGACACAGCGTACGG GGATCCTTCAAGCTGGAATTTACGGACTCTGCAAGATTTGGGGCCGCTCGTGCTGGCGTTGAACCAGACCACGCTGAGTTTGGTGGCCGAG GCAGCGCGGGAGGATTTCAGGAGGAGCATCGTGGCCGCCTACAGCAGCCAGGGACATTCCCAGCGGGAGAAATCCCTGATCCTCCTCAGGGCCTTTGCAGCAGCATCAGCTGCCTCGCACCCCAGGCTGAAGCGGAGTGTGGACGTGGACT CCTGCCTGTCTGAGCCCATCACTGTTGACTGCATCCCCTTCCTCACCCCTGAGGAGCTCAACCTGCACCTGAGTGGTGATTTCTTAATAAAAAACCTGGAGGCTGTGCTGGAACTGCCACTCATCACAGAGTCTTTCAAGatcctgaaaaaaaaggtggaCCAG TTTTTCCCGTCGGGGATCccggaggagcagctgaagcgCCTGGGGCTTCTGTCCCGCCTGTACACGGAGCAGGAGATCAGCCAGTGGACACTGAGATGCAGTGACACCCTCGCAGCCCTGCTCAACCCCTCGGAAGGATGGTGGACGGATTCCCAG ctgcagcagctgctcagcaggtTCCTGGCCCTGGGGGGCTCCCTGACCGggcccctgctccagcaaatCGGAGGTGAACACCTGTGCAAGCTGCAGGAGGAACAGATCCAGCAGATCCCCGCTGAAGCCATCCG GACCGCTGGGTCGTTAAACATTTCTCTGTGCTCTCAAACCAAGAAGGAGCAGTTCTACAGAAAGGCCCGGGAGGCCTTTGCTGGCCTGGCCAGCACCCCCACGCCCTACTACTGCAAGATTCAGCCATACCTGG GTGGAGCTCCAGCAGAAGATCTGAAGAACTTGGCTAATGCTGGTGTGGCCATAAACATGGAACTGGCCACCTTCCTCACCCTAAATCCCAAGGAACTGCAG AAACTCAGCGTCACCGACGTGAAAAATTTGCTCGGGAAAAATCTCCCTGAGCTGAAGGAAGCTGAGAACAAACCCTTGGTGGTGAGCTGGGTGAAGACACAATCCCAGCGGGAGCTGGACTGCGTGCTGGGCATCGGCctgcagggagggctgcaggagcccaCGGGAACTGCCAGCCCTGCTTGCCCCACCACCCCGGCCAGCATCACCTCCACGGCCACTGTCGCCACCTCTCCTCACCCCAGCACCTCAGCCAGTGTCACTGTCCCCACCCCCACTGCCATCACCAGCCACTCGGCCCCTCAGCCAAGCACAgtcccccccaggacccccaccCCGAGCACTCTGAGCCCACCCCCCCCAGACACCCCCACATACACTGGGGGTCCCACTGTCCCCACTGCCACCCCCACTGCCCGTCCCGCTCTGACCACCAGGGCCCCCTGCTCCACCCACCAGGGTCCCACCCCAGACAGAGCCACTGCCCCTGCTGTCACCCTCCTCACCACTCTCCtggcccccagcagccccagcgccgCCCCAGTCCCTGCTGTCACCTCCAGGGCCACCACCAGCGCTGGTGTTGGCATTAACCCGGCTGGCACCACCCACAGCACCATCACCCCTGTCCCCaacccctcctctgctcccactgccacccacagcactgtcacccctgtccccaacccctcctctgctccca CTGCCACCACAGCCCCACACACGAGCCCCTCTCCCCACAAGCccacccccattcccagttccacCACCTCCACCCAAACAAGCCTCAGCTCCTCCACGGCCAAGCCCACCACCCCGCCATGCCAGACCAGCTCCCCTCCGGAATTTCCCAGCCCTTCTTCCACCACCAAACCAACACCTGGAGGTGTTCCGGAGTCACCACAACCAACATCCAATGGACACATCAACCTGCAGCCTGAGCCTG GATCAGGATCCAGGCTCTCCTCCTGCCttgtgcctgtgctggcagccacCATTGGGAACATTCTGCTGCAGGGACTGCTCTGA
- the LOC125334287 gene encoding mesothelin-like isoform X2 has product MPPLLPGLGFLLLLGWQGAAAAAAGTQLCSSSPINESAVCASVQSASQEQFLEVARGQTSPCSLTFGQFACAQGAWLQDLQDDFLISLYSCLASKPATAVDPEYSILFFSKYDAKKLLASLTMFSQRFSHVPLSLEWSLILMNGLWERMLRVPGIESPPVLAQWVHEGLEPFLVEPKVFGCLRAKDVSCEEFQLVVAALDGIYSQLPVEEQRNLYTGIKHFLIQDESSQKCYSEAIPGLNSTAWFRNYLGSFLEHATMEDLQLFGDEPTLQKFARDPVDVEMVRNLTLLRDTAQYYTFLLTSAPGFPLSSLPDRFICSLSPSAVRNLSREEALGVAQRLGKSCPWTKGMPGKRALSSLAAQELQVASFLVRNLEDFSPAVLGALGQAALGLSVSSIQNSIPEEYLEAALPVLGSVRGWKAEQSRAIVNKLLRSGYQILDGQSLAQLGSLVGGLNSSTLWSLPPKVVLEALQLPGFTQHMDLLPSALKRTLVEKVSSSVGHPAELVKLIPSALASYIPKSLLVFGEEKPNVQDLNNKPWTREQAAMFFSDVVKGEPDFSRLSQSVLQGFTCAAASAVGAERFQELAKVMRKKNVRLGQDQLSCLLKMVTLHGIPKDLDSYPKDLLLFLSPSDYAATGSCSQFFINVGKANVDVLPREAPRRQQLLLEALACLKIPGTQINEENAEILGRLVCDLGGEYIRSSGGSLLKDLSQCGSFLPDQEEAIRDVISSGNTTFGPPAAWSAFTLSELSGLIPVLGHSILQQIPKNALTTWLRNFAWDSPLSRAELGTVVGELLPRRHKRADGCPPDKEITEAVLNNDLMPAFYSPEELHACLQNVSLENHLSQLPTYPFSVPQLAVLKEYLDETYPNGYPESLLSNLSPFLPLITPEEISTWKISSADTLAAFLKNEPSDSLASAAIKRYVGLGNALNATALNAIGKRYVCLLNATELKAIDPPSLKLASLDPSACSQETKDILYEKAKKAFSDQHHLPAYYQLILPYLGSAPAADLKALSKGNVNMNVSTFVTLRRESLMSLTPSEVQGLLGMNLPELAQWQYRTPVREWIQVQKQSELDKLHIGLTGGMQEGYINIITPKFPVSSAPLGTVAMAFHLLHALLLSFLMVSILS; this is encoded by the exons atgcctcctctgctcccagggctgggtttcctcctcctgctgg ggtggcagggagctgctgcagctgctgctgggacacagctg TGCTCCAGCTCCCCCATCAATG AATCTGCCGTGTGTGCCTCGGTGCAAAG tGCCAGCCAGGAGCAGTTCCTGGAGGTGGCCCGAGGCCAAACTTCCCCGTGCAGCCTCACTTTTGGCCAATTCGCCTGTGCACAG ggAGCTTGGCTCCAGGACCTTCAGGATGATTTCCTCATATCCTTATATTCCTGCCTGGCCTCTAAACCTGCCACAGCCGTCGATCCAGAATATTCCATTCTGTTCTTTTCCAAATATGATGCCAAGAAGCTTTTGGCCTCCCTGACCATGTTCAGCCAGCGG TTTTCCCACGTGCCCCTTTCCCTCGAGTGGAGCCTGATCCTCATGAATGGCCTGTGGGAAAGGATGCTGCGAGTGCCTGGCATTGAGAGCCCCCCAGTGCTGGCCCAGTGGGTCCATGAGGGACTTGAGCCATTCCTGGTGGAGCCCAAGGTCTTTGGCTGCCTCCGTGCCAAGGATGTGTCCTGTGAGGAATTCCAGCTGGT AGTCGCTGCCCTGGATGGAATCTATTCCCAGCTTCCTgtggaggagcagaggaatcTTTACACTGGGATCAAGCACTTCCTCATCCAGGATG AATCCAGCCAGAAATGCTACAGTGAGGCCATTCCTGGTCTGAATTCCACTGCCTGGTTTCGGAATTATCTTGGATCCTTTCTGGAGCACGCCACCATGGAGGACCTGCAGCTTTTTGGGGATGAGCCAACG CTTCAAAAATTTGCCAGGGATCCAGTGGATGTGGAGATGGTCAGGAACCTCACCTTGCTCCGGGACACTGCTCAGTACTACACCTTCCTCCTGACCTCTGCTCCTGGTTTTCCACTGTCAAG cctcccagacAGATTTATTTGCTCCCTGAGCCCCTCGGCAGTGAGGAacctgagcagggaggaggctTTGGGTGTGGCCCAGAGGCTCGGGAAGAGCTGCCCATGGACCAAGGGAATGCCTGGAAAGAGAGCTCTCTCCTCCCTGGCAGCGCAGGAACTGCAG GTCGCATCTTTCTTGGTGAGGAACTTGGAGGATTTCTCTCCAGCAGTCCTGGGAGCCTTGGGCCAGGCTGCCCTGGGGCTCTCTGTGTCCAGCATCCAGAACAGCATCCCTGAGGAGTACCTGGAAGCAGCTCTTCCTGTCCTGGGAAGTGTCCGTGGCTGGAAGGCTGAGCAGTCCAGGGCTATTGTCAACAAACTGCTCCGCTCTGGCTACCAG ATCCTGGATGgacagagcctggcacagctggggagtTTGGTGGGTGGCCTCAACAGCAGCACGCTCTGGAGCCTGCCCCCAAAAGTCGTCCTGGAGGCCCTCCAGCTGCCTGGCTTTACCCAGCACATGGACCTGCTGCCCTCTGCTCTGAAAAGGACCCTGGTGGAAAAG GTTTCCTCCAGTGTTGGCCACCCCGCTGAGCTGGTGAAACTCATTCCCAGTGCTCTGGCCAGCTATATTCCAAAATCCCTGCTTGTTTTTGGGGAAGAGAAGCCAAATGTGCAGGACCTCAACAATAAACCGTGGACCAGAGAGCAG GCTGCCATGTTTTTCAGTGATGTGGTAAAGGGAGAGCCTGACTTCAGCAG GCTTTCCCAGTCTGTCCTCCAAGGCTTCACCTgtgcagctgccagtgctgtgggagcagaAAGGTTTCAGGAGCTGGCCAAAGTCATGAGGAAGAAGAACGTCAGGCTGGGACAGGACCAG ctgagctgcttACTGAAGATGGTGACACTGCATGGGATTCCCAAGGATTTGGACAGTTACCCTAAAGACCTGTTGCTGTTTTTAAG CCCCTCGGACTATGCagccacagggagctgcagccagttCTTTATCAATGTTGGGAAGGCAAACGTGGATGTTCTGCCCAGAGAGGCCCCtcggaggcagcagctgctcctggaggcTCTGGCGTGTCTG AAAATCCCTGGCACACaaataaatgaggaaaatgcCGAGATTCTGGGACGGCTGGTCTGTGACCTGGGTGGGGAATACATCAGGAGTTCTGGTGGGAGTTTGCTGAAGGATTTGAGCCAGTGTGGATCTTTCCTGCCTGACCAAGAAGAGGCAATCAGGGATGTCATCAGCAGTGGCAACACCACCTTTGG GCCTCCTGCAGCGTGGTCAGCCTTCACCCTGAGTGAGCTCAGCGGGCTGATCCCTGTGCTGGGtcacagcatcctgcagcagatTCCCAAG aatGCTTTGACCACTTGGCTGAGAAACTTTGCCTGGGATTCCCCTCTgtccagggcagagctgggcaccgttgttggggagctgctgcctcgcCGGCACAAGCGAGCGGATG GTTGCCCACCTGACAAAGAGATAACAGAGGCAGTTCTGAACAATGACCTGATGCCCGCCTTCTACAGCCCCGAGGAGCTGCACGCCTGCCTCCAGAATGTCTCCCTGGAAaatcacctgtcccagctccccaCCTACCCCTTCAGTGTCCcacagctggctgtgctgaaggAATACCTGGATGAG ACGTATCCCAATGGTTATCCTGAAAGCCTGCTCTCCAACCTGagccctttccttcccctcatcACCCCGGAGGAAATCTCCACCTGGAAGATCAGCTCAGCTGACACATTGGCTGCCTTCCTGAAAAATGAGCCCTCGGATTCCCTG GCCTCAGCAGCAATTAAACGCTACGTGGGGCTGGGCAATGCCTTGAATGCCACGGCCCTGAATGCCATCGGCAAGAGATACGTGTGCCTGTTGAATGCCACTGAGCTGAAGGCCATTGACCCCCCCAGCCTCAA gtTGGCATCTCTGGATCCTTCAGCCTGCTCACAGGAGACAAAGGACATCTTATATGAGAAAGCCAAAAAGGCTTTCTCTGACCAGCACCATTTACCTGCTTACTATCAGCTGATCTTACCTTACCTGG GGAGTGCTCCTGCTGCGGATCTCAAGGCTCTCAGCAAGGGCAACGTGAACATGAACGTGAGCACGTTTGTGACTTTGAGAAGAGAGTCTCTGATG AGCCTCACACCCTCGGAGGTTCAGGGCCTGCTGGGGATGAACCTCCCTGAGCTGGCCCAGTGGCAGTACAGGACTCCTGTCCGGGAATGGATCCAGGTGCAGAAGCAGTCAGAGCTGGACAAACTCCACATCGGGCTCACAGGGGGCATGCAGGAGGGCTACATCAACATCatcacccccaaattcccag TGTCCTCAGCCCCTCTGGGGACCGTGGCCATGGCATTTCACCTCCTACATGCCCTGCTCCTCAGTTTCCTCATGGTGTCCATCTTGTCTTGA